One part of the candidate division WOR-3 bacterium genome encodes these proteins:
- a CDS encoding BatA domain-containing protein, whose translation MIFLKPLLLLLLPFSLIPLVIHLLLQLRITKILYPWVFIFEKEKEIRKKRKIKDILVLILRILVIFFVILSFSEPIIKSKYGIFDHIVYFEHPFYKKKLKDYNVKKIPFSKIDSLLNDKKVKNIYFLGPLPDTALIKLSILEDKRIYLIGEKKVKNIKIKDIIDDYEGMYIVISSDFDTSNIPLEIYHERDMILREELNIKKGDNLFRFNLTSDWNPVFIKIDVKDDYPDDNEKFFYVKKNKGAKIKIIGNNKYITAFSEAMKKGEEEVFIVIGIKDIKLIEKLISENKNLIIFPDTLIDELKLLLKKKGIILGGKLNNVTSLNQKIYFKKFFVISGDKNFKIKDFNYNIFSLTHNLCLAGFYPDENYTNFVYYPDFATLLYEVVNFFVTKKFSIPESSFLVLNLDEDKYSLYTSKEEKIFDYEGREIFLKPLSRGIYYLRGKNKEIILEVNPPSLPSISEINELSSNFIFIKDKKELFSINLKKNFLFISIFLFLLEVFLCLI comes from the coding sequence ATGATATTTTTAAAACCTCTTTTACTTTTACTCTTACCTTTTTCCTTAATTCCCCTTGTAATTCATCTTCTTTTACAGTTAAGAATAACAAAAATTTTATATCCCTGGGTTTTTATTTTTGAAAAAGAAAAGGAAATAAGAAAAAAAAGAAAAATAAAGGATATTTTAGTTCTTATCCTAAGAATTCTTGTAATTTTTTTTGTTATACTCTCTTTTAGTGAGCCTATTATTAAATCAAAATACGGAATTTTTGATCATATTGTTTATTTTGAACATCCCTTTTATAAAAAAAAGTTAAAGGATTATAATGTTAAAAAAATTCCCTTTTCTAAAATTGATTCTCTTTTAAATGATAAAAAAGTAAAAAATATTTATTTTTTAGGACCTCTCCCTGATACTGCTTTAATTAAACTTTCAATTTTAGAGGATAAAAGAATTTATCTGATTGGAGAAAAAAAGGTTAAAAACATAAAAATAAAAGATATAATTGATGACTATGAAGGTATGTATATTGTAATTTCTTCTGATTTTGATACTTCAAATATTCCACTTGAAATTTATCACGAAAGGGATATGATTTTAAGAGAAGAACTTAATATAAAAAAGGGAGATAATTTGTTTAGATTCAATTTGACCTCAGACTGGAATCCAGTTTTTATAAAAATTGATGTTAAAGATGATTATCCTGATGATAACGAAAAATTTTTTTACGTTAAAAAAAATAAAGGAGCAAAAATAAAAATTATAGGTAATAATAAATACATAACTGCATTTTCTGAGGCAATGAAAAAAGGAGAAGAAGAAGTTTTTATTGTGATTGGAATTAAAGATATAAAACTTATTGAAAAACTCATTTCAGAAAATAAAAACCTAATAATTTTCCCTGATACTTTAATTGATGAATTGAAGTTATTATTGAAAAAGAAAGGAATAATTTTAGGGGGTAAATTAAATAATGTTACAAGTTTAAATCAAAAAATATATTTCAAAAAATTTTTTGTTATCTCAGGTGATAAAAATTTTAAGATAAAGGATTTTAATTATAATATTTTTTCCCTTACTCATAATCTGTGTTTAGCAGGATTTTATCCTGATGAAAATTATACAAATTTTGTATATTATCCGGATTTTGCCACACTTCTTTATGAGGTTGTAAATTTTTTTGTAACAAAAAAATTTTCAATTCCTGAAAGTAGTTTTTTAGTTTTAAATTTAGATGAAGATAAATATTCCCTTTATACTTCAAAGGAAGAAAAAATTTTTGATTATGAGGGTAGAGAAATTTTTTTAAAACCTCTATCAAGGGGAATTTATTATCTTAGAGGTAAAAACAAAGAGATTATACTTGAGGTAAATCCACCTTCACTTCCTTCAATTTCAGAAATTAATGAATTGAGTAGTAATTTTATTTTTATAAAGGATAAAAAAGAGCTTTTTTCAATAAATCTTAAAAAAAATTTCCTTTTTATTTCTATTTTTCTTTTTTTATTAGAGGTTTTCCTATGTCTTATTTAA
- a CDS encoding DUF58 domain-containing protein yields MIEELKRIENLKGLRLKVKALLEGILLGVHKSPLHGYSSEFVEHREYSLGDDLRMVDWKVFARKERLYTKKFSEETNSNVYFLLDSSKSMDYGAPPKIEYAKVLILSLSYLFHLQRDAPSLFVFSDREKFFIPPSTKRGNLEKIRDVLEKLKAEGKTEPDEIFPYLIEIIKKRSIIFLFTDYYHKPYEFVKGLKYLKAKNNKVYSIRLVSEEEFNLYKNPPFILKDLETENELVIDERKLWEDFKKKLSEFEKNLNEEILKRGIKNFNINTFESYEKNLLMIIKSL; encoded by the coding sequence TTTAAAAGGCTTGAGATTAAAGGTAAAAGCTCTTTTAGAAGGAATTTTACTTGGTGTTCACAAAAGTCCCCTGCATGGATATTCCTCAGAATTTGTTGAACATAGAGAATATTCTCTGGGTGATGACTTAAGGATGGTTGACTGGAAGGTTTTTGCAAGGAAAGAAAGATTATATACAAAGAAATTTTCTGAGGAAACAAATTCAAATGTTTATTTTTTGCTCGATTCTTCTAAATCAATGGATTATGGAGCGCCACCTAAAATTGAATATGCAAAGGTTTTAATTTTGTCCCTTTCATATCTTTTTCATCTTCAAAGGGATGCACCTTCCCTTTTTGTTTTTTCTGATAGAGAGAAATTTTTTATACCTCCTTCAACAAAAAGAGGGAATTTAGAAAAAATTAGAGATGTTCTTGAAAAATTGAAAGCAGAGGGTAAAACAGAACCAGATGAAATTTTTCCTTATCTTATTGAGATAATTAAAAAGAGAAGTATTATTTTTCTTTTTACTGACTATTACCACAAACCCTATGAATTTGTGAAAGGATTAAAATACTTAAAAGCAAAGAATAACAAGGTTTACTCAATAAGACTTGTTTCAGAGGAAGAATTTAATCTTTATAAAAATCCCCCCTTTATTTTAAAAGATTTAGAAACAGAAAATGAACTTGTTATTGATGAAAGAAAATTATGGGAAGATTTTAAAAAAAAATTATCTGAATTTGAAAAAAATCTAAATGAAGAAATTTTAAAGAGAGGTATAAAGAATTTTAATATAAATACCTTTGAGTCCTATGAGAAGAATTTATTAATGATTATTAAATCTTTATGA